The Bifidobacterium animalis subsp. animalis ATCC 25527 genome has a segment encoding these proteins:
- a CDS encoding ABC transporter permease produces the protein MPMGGTMASIANDAANAIYMSAATLGKIDLDSTKTLSITDSKDNTRETSATQLSFTYVFDGKTDYDRFTEEVKKAGLSDDYTVSSMDIEQYEQSLVPIDNLSKFAKTMLIVVLSVSAVVLVILTIFNIRERKYEIGVLTAIGVKKWKVSAQFAVELLTVVLIGLIVGTGIGASTSVPVSDALLSSQVASQQSQQESRRAQFGRDMQGAPGAAPDGNAQSAKPNTDNIQGESAEPNDGKQSQSGMPQGLQRASNAIKQVNATVSWATIGWMLLIGLALTLLASVTAAIFVMRYEPLQILADRS, from the coding sequence ATGCCGATGGGCGGCACCATGGCGTCGATCGCGAATGACGCCGCCAACGCAATCTATATGTCCGCCGCCACACTCGGCAAGATCGATCTCGACAGCACGAAAACCCTGAGCATCACCGATTCGAAGGACAATACGCGTGAGACCTCCGCCACCCAGTTGAGCTTCACATACGTCTTCGACGGCAAGACGGACTACGACAGGTTCACCGAGGAAGTGAAGAAAGCGGGACTCTCGGACGACTACACCGTCTCATCGATGGACATCGAACAGTACGAGCAGTCACTCGTGCCCATCGACAATCTCTCCAAATTCGCAAAGACGATGCTCATCGTCGTGCTTTCGGTGAGTGCGGTCGTACTGGTGATCCTCACGATCTTCAACATTCGCGAGCGCAAGTACGAGATCGGCGTGCTCACCGCCATCGGCGTGAAGAAGTGGAAGGTGTCCGCACAGTTCGCAGTCGAACTGCTCACCGTTGTACTCATCGGACTCATCGTCGGCACCGGGATAGGGGCATCGACCTCCGTGCCGGTATCGGATGCGCTGCTTTCCTCGCAGGTGGCTTCGCAACAATCACAGCAGGAATCCCGGCGAGCACAGTTCGGACGCGATATGCAAGGTGCCCCAGGCGCAGCACCGGACGGCAACGCTCAGTCTGCGAAACCGAATACCGACAATATCCAGGGCGAATCCGCGGAACCGAACGACGGGAAGCAGTCTCAAAGCGGCATGCCGCAAGGCCTGCAGCGCGCATCGAATGCAATCAAACAGGTGAATGCGACGGTGAGCTGGGCGACCATCGGATGGATGCTGCTCATCGGATTGGCGCTCACGCTTCTGGCTTCCGTCACCGCGGCGATATTCGTGATGCGTTACGAGCCACTGCAGATTCTCGCAGACCGTTCATGA
- the pheS gene encoding phenylalanine--tRNA ligase subunit alpha, translated as MAEGIVFDADVVSKDVAEGIAAIEQASTMEELKAIKAKYAGANSAMTRASKAIGSLAKDEKKEAGKVMGKLRADFGRAYGTKEANVKAAQEAAELAAETVDMTLPIRRKPLGARHPLPKLMEDVEDFFVGMGWQISDGPEVETEWFDFDALNFGPDHPARQMQDTFYVKGNQSKDAAGFIGSNMVLRTQTSSDQVRGLISHGVPLYIACPGRVFRTDELDATHTPVFHQVEALAVDKNLTMADLKGVLDKLAVAMFGPEAKSRLRPSYFPFTEPSAELDLWFPDKKGGPGWIEWGGCGMVNPNVLRSAGIDPDIYTGFAFGVGVERTLLLRHDINDMHDLVEGDVRFSEQFVMGE; from the coding sequence GTGGCAGAAGGCATAGTATTCGACGCCGATGTGGTGTCCAAAGACGTCGCCGAAGGCATCGCCGCGATAGAACAGGCCTCCACGATGGAGGAACTGAAAGCCATCAAAGCGAAGTACGCGGGTGCGAATTCCGCGATGACGAGGGCCAGCAAGGCGATCGGCTCGTTGGCGAAGGATGAGAAGAAGGAAGCCGGCAAGGTCATGGGCAAGCTGCGTGCCGATTTCGGCCGTGCCTATGGCACGAAGGAGGCAAACGTGAAGGCGGCCCAGGAGGCTGCCGAGCTGGCCGCCGAAACCGTCGACATGACGTTGCCGATTCGCCGCAAGCCGCTTGGTGCCCGCCACCCGCTGCCCAAGCTCATGGAGGACGTCGAGGACTTCTTCGTAGGCATGGGATGGCAGATTTCGGACGGCCCTGAGGTGGAGACCGAATGGTTCGACTTCGATGCGCTGAACTTCGGCCCGGACCATCCAGCGCGCCAGATGCAGGACACCTTCTATGTGAAGGGCAACCAGTCCAAGGATGCCGCAGGCTTCATCGGCTCCAACATGGTGCTGCGCACGCAGACCTCGTCGGATCAGGTGCGCGGGCTGATCTCCCACGGCGTGCCGCTGTATATCGCATGCCCGGGACGAGTGTTCCGCACGGATGAACTCGATGCCACGCACACCCCGGTGTTCCATCAGGTCGAGGCGCTGGCGGTGGACAAGAACCTCACCATGGCAGATCTCAAGGGCGTGCTCGACAAGCTCGCCGTCGCGATGTTCGGCCCGGAGGCCAAGAGCCGCCTGCGTCCGAGCTATTTCCCGTTCACCGAGCCGAGCGCCGAACTCGATCTGTGGTTCCCCGACAAGAAGGGCGGTCCCGGATGGATCGAATGGGGCGGCTGCGGCATGGTCAACCCGAATGTGCTGCGTTCAGCCGGCATCGACCCGGACATATACACCGGATTCGCTTTCGGTGTGGGCGTGGAGCGCACGTTGCTGCTGCGCCATGACATCAACGATATGCACGATCTCGTCGAGGGTGATGTGCGTTTCAGTGAACAGTTCGTGATGGGGGAGTGA
- a CDS encoding DUF4190 domain-containing protein, whose translation MSEQEQHDTPNGVPNGPNDQHHAAPTAHGERHAINPDAAQDDVRGLVLDGRFDDAPPSVGSSNGLEYGALDSQFPATYDPYIYGHPDTDDALGAAAARAQAQRGNEYGQPSQQNAYGQQAGLPYQTQNQPGSGRQGDGGRNQPPFNLNDPNFINSMNQMNPDDPNQNPLYGHWDPGAIIAFVFALILPLPVLPALFGWFSMRRTKIYHMKGYGLAVAALVINVLYTIMWLYFLVSGVSPTEYLNQMLNTLNNGSGGSDSVKA comes from the coding sequence ATGAGCGAACAAGAGCAGCATGACACCCCCAACGGTGTTCCGAACGGGCCGAACGACCAGCATCATGCTGCTCCGACCGCCCACGGCGAACGCCATGCGATCAATCCGGATGCCGCACAGGACGATGTGAGGGGTCTGGTGCTCGATGGGCGTTTCGACGACGCCCCGCCGAGCGTCGGTTCCTCCAATGGCCTGGAGTACGGCGCTTTGGACAGTCAGTTCCCTGCCACCTATGACCCGTATATCTACGGGCATCCGGATACCGACGATGCTTTGGGGGCAGCCGCTGCGCGAGCCCAGGCCCAGCGGGGGAACGAGTATGGCCAGCCGTCCCAACAGAATGCCTACGGGCAGCAGGCCGGACTGCCGTACCAGACTCAGAACCAGCCCGGTTCCGGACGTCAGGGCGATGGAGGACGAAACCAGCCGCCATTCAATCTGAACGACCCCAACTTCATCAACAGCATGAACCAGATGAACCCGGACGATCCCAATCAGAATCCACTGTATGGGCATTGGGATCCGGGCGCCATCATCGCGTTCGTGTTCGCGCTGATTCTCCCGTTGCCGGTGTTGCCGGCGCTCTTCGGTTGGTTCAGCATGCGTCGCACGAAAATCTACCATATGAAAGGCTATGGATTGGCTGTGGCGGCGCTGGTGATCAACGTGCTCTATACAATCATGTGGCTGTACTTCCTTGTCTCAGGTGTCTCACCAACTGAATATCTCAACCAAATGTTGAATACTTTGAATAATGGTTCCGGTGGCTCCGATTCCGTAAAAGCTTAG
- a CDS encoding ABC transporter ATP-binding protein — protein sequence MTMYTETETPTTHSAAAGGKMPAPILQLKNVSYAYDRGGRNVLSDINYTFPSGSVTAIVGPSGAGKTTLLSLISGLTTPTGGEVLFEGRNLAKMDRYNYRSRDIGVIFQSFNLLPGLTVLENIMLTMDASGKRFDRPKRDIALDLLKQVHLPERYANERILHLSGGEQQRVAIARALSTNPQVVIADEPTGNLDPATQDDILRIFLELAHEQNKCVIIVTHSPQIAERSDRVFPLSKRD from the coding sequence GTGACTATGTATACCGAAACCGAAACACCCACCACGCATAGCGCCGCGGCGGGCGGCAAGATGCCCGCGCCGATTCTGCAGCTCAAGAACGTGAGCTATGCCTACGACAGAGGAGGACGCAATGTGCTCTCCGACATCAATTACACCTTCCCCAGCGGGTCGGTGACTGCGATCGTCGGCCCGTCAGGTGCCGGCAAAACCACGCTGCTGTCGCTCATCAGCGGATTGACCACACCCACCGGCGGCGAGGTGCTGTTCGAAGGGCGCAATCTGGCAAAGATGGACCGGTACAACTACCGCAGCCGCGATATCGGCGTGATCTTCCAGAGTTTCAACTTGCTTCCCGGTCTCACCGTGCTTGAGAATATCATGCTCACGATGGACGCGAGCGGTAAGAGATTCGACAGGCCGAAGCGCGACATTGCACTCGATCTGCTCAAGCAGGTGCATTTGCCCGAACGGTATGCAAACGAGCGCATCCTGCACCTGTCGGGTGGCGAACAGCAGCGCGTGGCAATCGCCCGCGCATTGAGCACGAACCCGCAAGTGGTGATCGCCGATGAGCCGACCGGCAATCTCGACCCTGCCACGCAGGACGACATCTTGCGTATCTTCCTTGAACTCGCGCATGAGCAGAACAAATGCGTGATCATCGTGACGCATTCACCCCAGATTGCCGAACGATCCGACCGCGTGTTCCCATTGAGCAAGCGTGATTGA
- a CDS encoding ATP-binding cassette domain-containing protein has translation MTTVKSACVEPTTGIALQFDHWGYRHASRKHFAVRGLDLKIHAGEHVLLLGASGIGKSTILEGAAGLLGDETGQTDASRMKNAAEGEPPVAVEDADGGITEGVIRVDGIEVHAARGKVGLVLQDPDAQAIFQRLGDNVVFGPENLNVPRDLAWQRVDEALNAVGLAGVQLDRSVMHLSGGQMQRLALAGALAMRPEVLLLDEPTANLDPDGVVQVVCAVDDVLRQTHATMVLVEHRADRWIDMIDRVVVLGLERTDDTRQVGNSGEESEIARTNFRNTVVVADGTPDEVFHNTDIDFNELGIWVPERFRAAKDEITRIHTADEPEYAPQTGLPEVLLSAKELGIGRDGNAIAEHIDLEFHPGQITALVGANGAGKSTLSLTLAGLLKPVEGEVIAHDGLAGELDKVWPIDWTSRQLASRISYVFQNPEHQFACSSVLDEVMLGPLRTGMPEEQARARGMDLLSRFHLDQYAHVNPYTLSGGEKRRLTVASALASAPKVLLLDEPTFGQDRRTWMQIVRLIHDLRSDGVSIVVVTHDRELVTALGARVVELVPTRDPQDLGDDVAATIAARLASPQDAADTTLVPVSQVNERVEEARPASRSRFLASINPVYRLFGAFLASLPLLASLDWVSSSVALGLEFVVLMAIGFTPWRIVRSTWPIFIGAPGSALAVLLYGKSGGDTWWQWGWVNITDRSAELALATALRILAIGIPAIIAVLGIDATDLADGFSQILHLPDRFVYGGLAGMRLFSVLQDDWTALTASRRSRGLGDDSAVASFFPQSFALLVLSIRRSTTLAVAMQARGFGGTAPRSHARVSHVHVRDYWFLAGCLLIPVIALASAAFAGTFSFMGN, from the coding sequence ATGACCACTGTGAAATCCGCCTGCGTGGAACCCACGACGGGCATCGCCCTGCAATTCGACCATTGGGGCTACCGTCATGCCTCGCGCAAGCATTTCGCGGTGCGCGGCCTGGATCTCAAAATTCATGCCGGTGAGCATGTGCTGCTCCTTGGAGCTTCCGGCATAGGCAAATCCACCATTCTGGAGGGGGCTGCCGGTCTGCTCGGTGACGAGACCGGGCAGACCGATGCATCCCGGATGAAAAATGCGGCAGAGGGAGAGCCTCCGGTTGCAGTGGAGGACGCCGACGGCGGCATCACCGAGGGGGTCATCCGCGTTGATGGCATCGAGGTGCATGCCGCGCGCGGCAAGGTCGGGCTGGTGCTGCAGGATCCGGATGCACAGGCGATCTTCCAACGACTGGGGGATAACGTGGTATTCGGGCCGGAGAATCTCAACGTGCCGCGTGATCTCGCATGGCAACGTGTAGATGAGGCCCTCAATGCCGTTGGTCTGGCCGGTGTACAGCTCGACCGTTCGGTCATGCACCTGTCGGGCGGCCAAATGCAAAGGCTCGCCCTCGCCGGTGCACTCGCCATGCGCCCGGAGGTGCTGCTGCTCGACGAACCAACAGCCAATCTCGATCCCGATGGCGTGGTGCAGGTGGTCTGTGCGGTGGATGACGTGCTCCGGCAGACGCATGCGACGATGGTGCTTGTGGAGCACCGCGCCGACCGGTGGATCGACATGATCGACCGTGTGGTGGTGCTCGGTCTCGAGCGCACCGACGACACCCGGCAGGTCGGCAACAGCGGCGAGGAGAGCGAGATCGCCCGCACGAACTTCCGAAACACCGTGGTCGTGGCGGACGGCACACCTGACGAGGTGTTCCACAACACCGACATCGACTTCAACGAACTCGGAATCTGGGTGCCGGAGAGGTTCCGTGCCGCGAAAGACGAGATCACGCGCATCCACACGGCGGACGAACCCGAATATGCTCCACAGACCGGTCTGCCCGAAGTCCTGCTCTCCGCAAAGGAGCTCGGCATCGGACGTGACGGCAACGCCATCGCCGAGCACATCGATCTGGAATTCCACCCAGGTCAGATCACCGCACTCGTGGGAGCGAATGGGGCCGGAAAATCCACGTTGTCACTCACGCTGGCGGGATTGCTCAAACCGGTGGAGGGTGAGGTTATCGCCCATGACGGGCTCGCCGGCGAACTCGATAAGGTGTGGCCCATCGACTGGACGTCACGTCAGCTTGCCTCGCGGATATCCTACGTGTTCCAGAATCCCGAGCACCAATTCGCCTGTTCGAGTGTGCTCGACGAGGTCATGCTCGGCCCGTTGCGCACTGGGATGCCTGAGGAACAGGCGCGCGCACGGGGCATGGACCTGCTCAGCAGATTCCACCTCGACCAATACGCGCACGTCAACCCGTACACGTTGTCTGGTGGCGAGAAACGCAGACTCACCGTCGCCTCCGCACTCGCCTCCGCACCGAAGGTGCTGCTGCTCGATGAACCGACCTTCGGACAGGACAGACGTACCTGGATGCAGATTGTGCGGCTGATCCACGATTTGCGTTCCGACGGCGTGAGCATCGTCGTCGTCACCCACGACCGTGAGCTCGTCACCGCGTTGGGCGCACGGGTGGTGGAACTCGTTCCGACCCGCGATCCGCAGGATCTGGGCGACGACGTTGCTGCGACCATCGCCGCTCGTCTGGCATCGCCCCAGGATGCGGCGGACACCACACTCGTGCCGGTCAGCCAAGTGAACGAGCGTGTGGAGGAGGCCAGGCCGGCAAGCCGTTCGCGGTTCCTGGCCTCAATCAATCCCGTGTACCGCCTGTTTGGAGCATTTCTCGCCTCGCTGCCGTTGCTGGCCAGTCTGGACTGGGTTTCATCCAGCGTGGCGCTCGGCTTGGAGTTCGTGGTGCTCATGGCCATCGGCTTCACTCCGTGGCGCATCGTGCGCTCCACCTGGCCCATCTTCATCGGTGCGCCCGGCTCGGCCCTTGCCGTGCTGCTGTACGGCAAGTCCGGTGGCGACACCTGGTGGCAATGGGGGTGGGTGAACATCACCGACCGATCCGCCGAGCTTGCGTTGGCCACTGCGCTGCGCATTCTCGCGATAGGTATTCCGGCCATCATCGCGGTGCTCGGCATCGATGCGACCGATCTGGCGGATGGCTTCAGCCAGATCCTGCATCTGCCGGACCGTTTCGTATATGGCGGTTTGGCGGGCATGAGACTGTTCTCGGTGTTGCAGGATGACTGGACCGCGCTCACCGCCTCGCGCCGTTCGCGAGGACTCGGTGATGACAGCGCAGTGGCATCGTTCTTCCCGCAATCCTTCGCGTTGCTTGTGCTCTCGATTCGCCGTTCCACCACCCTGGCGGTTGCGATGCAGGCGCGCGGGTTCGGGGGCACCGCACCACGAAGCCATGCGCGCGTGAGCCATGTGCATGTCCGCGACTATTGGTTCCTTGCCGGATGCCTGCTCATCCCAGTCATTGCGTTGGCAAGTGCGGCATTCGCCGGCACCTTCAGCTTCATGGGGAATTGA
- the argC gene encoding N-acetyl-gamma-glutamyl-phosphate reductase, with amino-acid sequence MTKYTVAVAGATGYAGGEALRILAAHPAFEVTTVAGHSSIGHRLGEYQPHIPQLADLIVEDTTPAVLNGHDVIILALPHGASGVLATQLDDDAVVVDLGADHRLERHQAWDDYYGGDFYPHWTYGMPELILGIGSDGKYVRQRGELTGAKRIAGPGCNVTATTLALQPAIAQGLVDTKSIVADLAVGYSGAGKNLKRTNLLASEAMGSASPYSVGGTHRHIPEILQNFAHAAGRGASQADMFSLAFTPILVPMSRGILASVSAKLTDEALALTDEQIHDIWVQAYEGQEFIFVLDPGVMPATQNVLGSNAAHVQVAVDRRSGTLHAFAAIDNLNRGTAGQAIESLNIAFGLNDATGLSKIGVAP; translated from the coding sequence ATGACGAAATACACGGTTGCCGTGGCAGGGGCCACAGGCTATGCCGGAGGGGAGGCGTTGCGGATCCTGGCCGCACATCCGGCCTTCGAGGTCACGACGGTGGCCGGCCATTCGTCCATAGGGCATCGACTGGGGGAATACCAGCCGCATATTCCGCAACTCGCGGATCTGATTGTGGAGGACACTACGCCAGCCGTGCTCAACGGGCATGACGTGATCATCCTCGCGCTGCCTCACGGAGCCTCGGGGGTCTTGGCGACGCAGCTCGACGATGATGCGGTGGTGGTCGATCTGGGTGCGGATCATAGACTTGAGCGGCATCAGGCGTGGGACGACTATTATGGGGGAGATTTCTACCCGCATTGGACCTATGGCATGCCCGAGCTCATTCTTGGAATCGGTTCCGACGGCAAGTATGTTCGTCAGCGCGGCGAACTCACCGGAGCCAAGCGCATCGCCGGTCCAGGGTGCAACGTGACGGCCACCACTCTGGCATTGCAGCCTGCGATAGCCCAAGGGCTCGTCGATACGAAGAGCATTGTCGCCGATCTGGCCGTAGGGTATTCCGGTGCGGGCAAGAACCTCAAGCGCACTAACCTGCTCGCTTCGGAGGCCATGGGGTCGGCGTCGCCATATTCGGTTGGCGGAACGCACCGGCATATTCCGGAGATACTGCAGAATTTCGCCCATGCAGCCGGACGTGGTGCGTCACAGGCCGATATGTTCTCGCTTGCGTTCACCCCCATTCTCGTGCCGATGTCACGTGGAATCCTGGCCTCGGTGAGTGCAAAGCTCACCGATGAGGCCCTCGCGCTCACCGATGAACAGATCCATGACATCTGGGTGCAGGCCTACGAAGGTCAGGAATTCATCTTCGTGCTGGATCCCGGCGTCATGCCGGCCACCCAGAACGTACTCGGGTCGAACGCGGCCCATGTGCAGGTCGCTGTCGATCGACGATCCGGCACACTGCATGCCTTCGCCGCCATCGATAACCTCAACCGGGGGACGGCGGGGCAGGCCATTGAATCGTTGAACATCGCATTCGGACTGAACGACGCAACAGGATTGAGCAAGATTGGAGTGGCACCGTGA
- a CDS encoding TrmH family RNA methyltransferase — MGTARYAGDMPIDQQVLTNTKAERIRRIAELTNRKHRQKAGRFLIEGPQCVHEALTWQPQIIQDVYVRTDGAEPDSPIASATLGKLAGEAMGEQIHVHKMTQEVEHRVSHDAQGVFAVADLNACRDLLERVPQTPHPFLAAFWQVRDPGNAGTVIRSADAAGCDAVVLVGDCVDIFNPKVIRATTGSLFHLPVLAMDERAFFDLCRERDTTVLAADVYGTEGKPPVSLPDLLRNRELVEGSKAVLFGNEARGLTTELLDECAMSVSIPIYGKAESLNLGTSAAVMLTTLAMSSRIETMGSR, encoded by the coding sequence ATGGGCACCGCGCGCTACGCTGGCGATATGCCCATAGATCAGCAGGTACTCACGAACACCAAGGCGGAACGTATCCGCCGCATAGCCGAGCTCACCAACCGAAAGCACCGTCAGAAGGCGGGGAGGTTCCTCATCGAAGGGCCGCAGTGCGTTCACGAGGCGCTCACATGGCAGCCGCAGATCATTCAGGATGTCTATGTGCGCACCGATGGTGCGGAACCGGATTCCCCGATCGCCTCAGCCACGTTGGGCAAGCTTGCCGGTGAGGCGATGGGAGAGCAGATCCATGTGCACAAGATGACGCAGGAGGTGGAGCACAGGGTTTCCCATGATGCTCAGGGGGTGTTTGCGGTTGCCGACCTGAATGCCTGCCGTGACCTGCTTGAACGGGTTCCGCAGACCCCCCATCCGTTCCTTGCCGCATTCTGGCAGGTGCGCGACCCCGGCAATGCAGGCACCGTGATCCGCAGTGCCGACGCCGCTGGTTGTGACGCCGTCGTTCTGGTGGGCGATTGCGTGGACATATTCAATCCGAAAGTGATTCGTGCCACCACCGGCTCGTTGTTCCATCTGCCGGTGCTTGCCATGGATGAGCGGGCATTCTTTGACCTGTGCAGGGAGCGCGACACCACCGTGCTGGCCGCAGACGTGTACGGCACCGAGGGCAAGCCTCCGGTGAGTCTGCCGGATCTGCTGCGCAACAGAGAGTTGGTCGAGGGGTCCAAGGCCGTGTTGTTCGGCAATGAAGCTCGTGGCCTCACCACGGAACTGCTTGACGAATGCGCGATGAGCGTCTCCATTCCGATCTACGGGAAAGCCGAATCGCTCAATCTGGGAACCAGTGCGGCGGTGATGCTCACCACGTTGGCCATGTCGAGTCGTATTGAAACAATGGGAAGTCGGTAA
- the pheT gene encoding phenylalanine--tRNA ligase subunit beta, which produces MPMVDMGWLREHVAVPENETYEELARDLVRVGLEEEEIHTSDVTGPIVVGYVVDATPEPQKNGKVINWCHVDVGEEYNDVDEHGNKVPRGIICGAPNMKAGEKVVVTLPGAVLPGDFKIEPRKTYGHISDGMCASERELGLGDSHDGIILLRDYGFTPEEYEALQPGDDAMHLLHLDEPILEINVTPDRGYAFSYRGIAREFHNSTGAEFTDPVAALEERAPQLEDQNGQAHDIDVIIDDDNPIHGVVGCDRFYARAVHDYKPGSPTPNWMRHRLSRAGMRSLSLPVDVTNYVMLDLGQPMHAYDLDKISGPIVVRRAKAGETLVTLDGKKHDLDPEDLLITDSPNGEQGSRILGIAGVMGGEYGEVTDKTTNILLEAAHFDPITVARSARRHKIPSEASRRFERGVDTQIQPAAAQMAVDLLTKYGDAKASDTPRDVNNVKRGHPIAFKAGEVKRLTSLDLDINKISDILTDIGCSVAGGGNGEFSVTAPSWRPDLTAACDLVEEVARIYGYDRIPVRVPHAPVEGHVGLTDDQLHKRQVADELAEYGLVEVLSYPFVGKADFKNFQIDPEEVEKVSVEIVNPLAGDRPFLRRQVLLTLATAVQRNLHRGLENICCYELGHVYLADPEAPAVPALPGAQRPSDDQLAALDAGLPEQPLHVAAILTGNAEDDGWLGDKRPADWTDAVEAVHRIADRLGAKIVLDQSDGDKAGAQWHPGRVACIMAGDTPVGVVGELHPKVDDALGFPRHSAAFEIDLTALFSTLSNKPVQAKPISTFPPVKQDLAFTVPTSVTAHELTETIRQAVGDVLESIELFDVYTGDQVGDGKKSLAYAVTFRAPDRTLTSQDSEEIRQRIVEKTATLGAQLRA; this is translated from the coding sequence ATGCCAATGGTAGATATGGGCTGGCTGCGTGAGCATGTGGCCGTGCCGGAGAACGAGACCTATGAAGAACTCGCCCGTGACCTGGTACGGGTCGGCCTTGAGGAGGAGGAGATCCACACCAGCGACGTGACGGGTCCCATCGTCGTCGGCTATGTGGTGGACGCCACCCCTGAACCGCAGAAGAACGGCAAGGTCATCAACTGGTGCCATGTGGATGTCGGTGAAGAATACAACGACGTCGACGAGCACGGCAATAAGGTGCCACGTGGCATCATCTGCGGCGCGCCGAACATGAAAGCCGGCGAGAAGGTCGTCGTCACACTGCCCGGCGCGGTGCTGCCAGGTGATTTCAAGATCGAGCCACGCAAGACCTATGGGCATATCTCCGACGGCATGTGCGCCTCGGAACGTGAGCTTGGCTTGGGCGACAGCCATGACGGCATCATACTGCTGCGCGATTATGGCTTCACGCCTGAGGAATACGAGGCGTTGCAACCCGGCGATGATGCCATGCACCTGCTGCATCTCGACGAGCCGATCCTCGAGATCAATGTGACCCCCGACCGCGGCTATGCCTTCTCGTATCGCGGCATCGCACGCGAGTTCCACAACTCCACCGGGGCGGAGTTCACCGATCCGGTGGCCGCCCTTGAAGAGCGTGCGCCACAACTTGAGGACCAGAACGGTCAGGCGCACGACATCGATGTGATCATTGATGACGACAATCCGATCCATGGTGTGGTCGGATGTGACCGTTTCTATGCACGCGCGGTTCATGACTACAAGCCAGGCAGCCCGACACCGAATTGGATGCGTCACCGTCTGTCGCGAGCGGGGATGCGTTCGTTGAGCCTGCCGGTAGATGTGACGAATTACGTCATGCTCGATCTGGGGCAGCCCATGCATGCGTACGACCTCGACAAGATCAGCGGGCCGATCGTCGTGCGTCGCGCCAAGGCTGGTGAGACGCTGGTCACATTGGATGGCAAGAAGCATGACCTCGACCCCGAGGATCTGCTCATCACCGATTCCCCGAATGGCGAGCAGGGATCGCGCATTCTCGGCATCGCCGGTGTCATGGGTGGAGAATATGGCGAGGTGACGGACAAGACCACGAACATTCTGCTTGAGGCAGCGCATTTCGACCCGATCACCGTGGCACGCTCCGCACGCCGCCACAAGATTCCCTCAGAAGCATCCCGTCGCTTTGAACGCGGTGTGGACACCCAGATCCAACCCGCTGCGGCTCAGATGGCCGTCGACTTGCTTACCAAATACGGTGATGCGAAGGCCAGCGACACCCCGCGAGACGTGAACAACGTCAAGCGTGGCCATCCGATCGCCTTCAAGGCCGGAGAGGTGAAGCGACTGACCTCGCTCGATCTCGACATCAACAAGATCAGCGATATTCTCACCGATATCGGATGCAGTGTCGCCGGAGGTGGCAACGGCGAATTCTCGGTGACGGCCCCCAGCTGGCGACCCGATCTCACCGCAGCCTGCGATCTGGTGGAGGAAGTGGCCCGCATCTATGGGTACGACCGTATTCCTGTACGAGTCCCGCATGCCCCGGTGGAAGGCCATGTCGGACTCACCGACGATCAGCTGCACAAGCGTCAGGTGGCCGACGAGCTTGCCGAATATGGTCTGGTGGAAGTGCTCAGCTACCCGTTCGTAGGCAAAGCGGACTTCAAGAACTTCCAAATCGACCCGGAAGAGGTCGAGAAGGTGAGTGTCGAGATCGTCAATCCTCTCGCAGGCGATCGCCCGTTCCTGCGCCGGCAGGTGCTGCTGACGCTGGCGACCGCGGTGCAACGAAACCTGCACCGCGGTCTCGAGAACATCTGTTGCTACGAACTCGGGCATGTATATCTGGCAGATCCTGAAGCTCCTGCTGTTCCGGCCCTCCCCGGAGCACAGCGTCCCAGCGACGACCAGCTCGCGGCTCTTGATGCGGGGTTGCCCGAGCAGCCGCTGCACGTTGCAGCCATTCTCACCGGCAATGCCGAGGACGATGGATGGTTGGGTGACAAGCGTCCTGCGGATTGGACGGATGCCGTCGAGGCTGTGCATCGCATCGCCGATCGTTTGGGGGCGAAGATCGTGCTCGACCAGTCGGACGGCGACAAGGCGGGTGCCCAATGGCATCCGGGTCGCGTCGCGTGCATCATGGCTGGCGACACCCCGGTCGGTGTTGTAGGTGAGCTCCACCCTAAGGTGGACGATGCACTCGGTTTCCCACGCCATAGCGCCGCATTCGAAATCGATCTGACCGCTCTGTTCTCCACCCTGAGCAACAAGCCGGTTCAGGCGAAGCCGATCTCCACCTTCCCGCCGGTCAAGCAGGATTTGGCGTTCACGGTGCCGACCTCGGTCACGGCGCACGAACTCACCGAGACGATTCGTCAGGCGGTGGGCGATGTGCTGGAATCCATCGAGCTCTTCGATGTGTACACGGGCGATCAGGTAGGGGATGGCAAGAAGTCACTGGCCTATGCCGTCACATTCCGTGCACCGGATCGCACGCTCACGTCGCAAGACAGTGAGGAAATCCGACAGCGTATTGTTGAGAAGACGGCTACACTTGGTGCGCAGTTGCGTGCCTAG